Proteins encoded by one window of Arachis ipaensis cultivar K30076 chromosome B04, Araip1.1, whole genome shotgun sequence:
- the LOC107636456 gene encoding uncharacterized protein LOC107636456, with amino-acid sequence MAGDESFVVLVHHKRLIKRKTLSGVMFTNKDPLSIFLRPTTSYDDLVNYVLQKLGLQGVKRVKKFFYRISISVLQEIVKYDCFTIGSDEDLQVMFHCCRQFLEVRTPELLAKLVDVVSSSGGSNQNTPTVGTVADSSSRPVGASSSVPMYEPPVQPVASPSFAVDLNYSGGGEVGVGDFVPTSLQCAAPVALGDALLDDPNDDDVEPDIIADDSGNDIGASEPAGTGRGSSSGTQQYPSHFSPLDLDAMRQEGVLREPAEFGARNAEGSAGLIEFQMYSIRRGVQYKVVESDYRRADASVSIKVLLNATATNFGFRPTYRRVSLAKQKAVGHIYGNWNESYNELSRWVLGVQLMMPGTVAILRTSPVRVRGQPGLLVISDRHNGIKAALEAPDGGWLPPAAYRAFCIRHVAANFALTFKGKDARRLLVNAVYAKTEVEFDYWFDILRSEDPVMCEWANQIEYSLWTQHRDEGRRFVHMTTNISECVDSIMKGVRNLPVCSLVK; translated from the exons ATGGCTGGTGATGAGAGTTTTGTAGTGTTGGTTCACCACAAAAGATTGATTAAGAGGAAAACACTATCTGGTGTGATGTTCACCAATAAGGATCCTCTAAGTATTTTCCTAAGGCCTACGACGAGCTACGATGACCTTGTTAATTATGTGCTACAGAAACTTGGTCTGCAGGGAGTGaaacgggttaagaagtttttctatcgcatttcAATCTCCGTGCTGCAAGAAatcgtgaagtatgattgtttcacaaTCGGGAGTGAcgaggacttgcaggtcatgtttcattgTTGCCGGCAGTTTCTCGAAGTTAGGACACCTGAACTGTTGGCGAAGTTGGTTGACGTGGTATCTAGCTCTGGGGGTTCGAACCAGAATACCCCCACTGTAGGCACGGTAGCCGATTCTAGCTCCAGACCTGTTGGTGCATCTTCCTCCGTTCCTATGTATGAACCTCCGGTCCAGCCTGTCGCGTCCCCTTCATTCGCTGTTGATCTCAACTATAGTGGAGGCGGCGAGGTTGGAGTAGGGGATTTTGTGCCGACCTCTTTACAGTGTGCTGCACCGGTTGCTCTTGGAGATGCATTGTTGGATGATCCAAACGATGATGATGTGGAGCCGGATATCATTGCTGATGATAGCGGCAATGATATTGGAGCGAGTGAGCCTGCTGGGACGGGACGTGGTTCTAGCTCTGGGACACAGCAGTACCCTTCGCACTTTTCACcgttggacttggatgccatgaggcaggagggggttCTTAGGGAGCCTGCTGAATTTGGTGCTAGAAATGCCGAAGGGTCTGCAGGTCTGATAGAGTTTCAG ATGTACAGCATCCGACGCGGGGTTCAGTACAAGGTGGTGGAGTctgactatcgccg ggctgatgcatccgtcagcatcaaggtgctaCTTAATGCGACGGCCACAAACTTTGGGTTTAGGCCGACGTACAGGAGAGTGTcgttggcgaagcagaaggcggTTGGCCATATCTATGGTAATTGGAatgagtcgtacaacgagctcTCTAGGTGGGTGTTAGGAGTTCAGCTGATGATGCCTGGTACTGTTGCAATCCTTAGGACCAGCCCTGTTCGAGTTAGGGGACAG CCAGGTCTGCTGGTTATATCagacaggcataacggcatcaaggccgcGCTTGAGGCTCCTGATGGAGGATGGCTACCTCCAGCTGCCtaccgtgcattctgcattcgacatgtGGCAGCAAATTTCGCCCTGACCTTCAAGGGAAAGGACGCAAGGAGGCTTCTTGTGAATGCAGTGTATGCTAAGACGGAGGTGGAGttcgattactggtttgatattctgcggTCTGAAGACCCTGTCATGTGTGAGTGGGCGAACCAGATAGAGTATTCATTGTGGACACAGCATCGGGATGAAGGTCGGAGATTCGTGCACATGACGACAAATATCTCCGAGTGTGTTGATTCAATCATGAAGGGGGTCAGGAATCTCCCTGTTTGCTCACTGGTGAAGTAA